The following proteins are co-located in the Pedobacter sp. FW305-3-2-15-E-R2A2 genome:
- a CDS encoding TolC family protein translates to MRKFTSFNALPKLSLVLSLALITGFVQNSAAQEVITIQDAIDKTLNNNLQVKQSKLSESLSEENLSQSKYALLPTLNSNGSYNINFGRSVDPSTNEFNSSKFSSFNGGVSTGVNIFQGFQKLNQIKQNKLLLDADKTNTDKVKNDLILQVVTSYLQILYNRDLLSASKQQQSVAKQTLAREQQLLDVGNKTLADLSQAKSQLATADLNVTNAQNTLTISYLTLAQLMDIPSSTEYEVQAPLLSSFNKPSVNQNAGDVYNAATELFPDIKLAALRTEAAKRGIEVARGSYYPTLSFAAGLSTNYSSGRKSTIGFLPNGFKEIGRVEGTNAAVMAPSALAVTESYRFKDQISDNFGQYVGLSLQIPIFNGFSARSSVRKAKISYLRSQTDEQLAKNNLNKVIYQAVADLKAAESRYESTTNTFQAQKDAFNVIEQRYAVGLVNSLDYSTSQSNMNKAEVDMIQAKYDLLFRAKVIDYYLGKQIIF, encoded by the coding sequence ATGAGAAAGTTTACCAGTTTTAATGCGTTACCCAAGCTCAGCTTAGTTTTGTCATTAGCATTGATTACAGGTTTTGTGCAGAACTCCGCGGCACAGGAAGTAATTACTATTCAGGATGCGATAGATAAAACTTTAAATAATAACCTTCAGGTGAAACAATCGAAATTGAGCGAGAGTTTATCTGAAGAAAACTTAAGCCAATCCAAGTATGCGTTGCTTCCGACTTTAAACAGTAATGGAAGTTACAATATCAATTTCGGACGTAGTGTCGATCCATCCACCAATGAGTTTAACAGCTCAAAGTTCTCCTCATTTAATGGGGGAGTGTCAACAGGAGTGAATATCTTTCAGGGTTTTCAGAAGCTTAACCAGATCAAACAAAATAAACTTTTGCTTGATGCAGATAAAACGAATACGGATAAAGTGAAAAACGATCTGATTTTGCAGGTAGTGACCTCTTATCTTCAAATCTTGTATAACAGAGATCTTTTGTCTGCATCTAAGCAACAACAGTCGGTGGCTAAGCAAACGCTGGCTCGTGAGCAGCAATTGTTAGATGTGGGAAATAAGACGCTGGCAGATCTTTCTCAGGCCAAATCTCAATTGGCTACTGCTGATCTGAATGTAACGAATGCGCAGAATACTTTAACCATTTCTTATCTAACCCTTGCGCAACTGATGGATATCCCGTCTTCTACGGAATATGAAGTGCAGGCACCCTTATTGTCCAGCTTTAATAAGCCTTCAGTCAATCAGAATGCAGGAGATGTTTACAATGCAGCCACTGAGCTGTTTCCGGATATTAAATTAGCTGCTTTGCGTACGGAAGCCGCAAAAAGAGGAATTGAGGTCGCCAGAGGTAGTTATTATCCAACTTTATCTTTTGCTGCCGGTTTAAGTACGAATTACTCAAGTGGGAGAAAATCAACGATTGGATTCCTTCCAAATGGCTTTAAAGAGATTGGAAGAGTTGAAGGAACTAATGCAGCTGTAATGGCTCCAAGTGCCCTTGCCGTAACTGAAAGTTATCGTTTTAAAGATCAGATCAGTGATAACTTTGGTCAGTACGTAGGACTATCTCTTCAGATTCCTATTTTCAATGGTTTTTCTGCCAGATCCAGTGTGAGAAAAGCTAAGATCAGTTATTTACGCAGCCAGACTGATGAACAGTTGGCTAAAAACAATTTGAATAAAGTAATCTATCAGGCTGTTGCCGATTTGAAAGCTGCGGAAAGCCGTTATGAATCGACTACAAATACTTTCCAGGCACAAAAAGATGCATTCAACGTGATTGAACAACGTTATGCGGTAGGACTGGTAAACTCCTTAGATTACAGTACTTCCCAATCCAACATGAATAAAGCTGAAGTCGATATGATTCAGGCAAAATATGATTTACTCTTCAGGGCAAAAGTTATCGATTATTACCTGGGCAAGCAAATCATCTTTTAA
- a CDS encoding polysaccharide deacetylase family protein, with product MYLVKSPLLLKWYYPSLIWNKTRAQRVIYLTFDDGPIPDVTDFVLKTLKSFNAKATFFCIGDNIQKHPDVFGRLKSEGHRIGNHTFNHLKGWKTEDQVYLQNFRQCQELTNTNLFRPPYGRIKKSQISSLRTELPELQIVMWDVLSGDFDLKLAPQKCYEQVIKHTENGSIIVFHDSLKAFDRLKYALPRALQYFSEQGFRFETL from the coding sequence ATGTACCTAGTTAAATCTCCGCTTTTACTGAAATGGTATTACCCATCTCTCATCTGGAACAAAACCCGAGCTCAAAGAGTCATTTATTTAACCTTTGACGACGGACCTATACCGGATGTTACAGACTTCGTACTAAAAACTTTAAAAAGCTTTAATGCGAAAGCCACCTTTTTTTGCATTGGCGATAATATACAAAAGCATCCCGATGTATTCGGCAGGCTAAAGTCTGAAGGGCACCGGATCGGAAACCATACTTTTAATCACTTAAAAGGTTGGAAAACGGAAGACCAGGTTTACCTTCAAAATTTCCGGCAATGCCAGGAACTGACCAACACTAATTTATTTCGTCCGCCTTACGGCAGAATTAAAAAATCACAGATTTCGAGTCTGCGCACCGAACTTCCTGAGCTACAAATTGTCATGTGGGATGTACTTAGCGGCGATTTCGACCTCAAACTCGCCCCACAAAAATGTTATGAACAGGTGATTAAACATACCGAAAACGGTTCGATCATCGTCTTTCACGACAGCCTTAAAGCTTTCGACAGGCTAAAATATGCTTTACCAAGGGCTTTACAATATTTCAGTGAACAGGGTTTCCGATTCGAAACCCTTTAA
- a CDS encoding aconitate hydratase: MAFDIEMIKKVYANFGPRVEAARKLVGRPLTLSEKILYTHLWDGNTNTSYVRGTDYVDFAPDRVAMQDATAQMALLQFMQAGRPQAAVPSTVHCDHLITAKYGAEIDLPAANTESKEVFDFLASVSNKYGIGFWKPGAGIIHQVVLENYAFPGGMMIGTDSHTVNAGGLGMVAIGVGGADACDVMAGLPWELKFPKLIGIKLTGKLNGWTSAKDVILKVAGILTVKGGTGAIVEYFGEGANNMSCTGKGTICNMGAEIGATTSTFGYDESMERYLRATNRADVADAANAIKEHLTGDAEVYAEPEKYFDQIIEINLSELEPYLNGPFTPDLATPISKMKEVAAANGWPMKIDVGLIGSCTNSSYEDISRAVSIAKQVSEKGLTAKSEYCINPGSEQIRFTIQRDGFLDVFEKIGAKVFTNACGPCIGMWDRVGSEKQEKNTIVHSFNRNFAKRADGNPNTFAFVGSPELVTALAIAGDLSFNPLTDTLTNANGEQVKLDAPSGFELPPRGFDVDDAGYQQPAADGSAVQVLVSPTSHRLQLLDPFTPWEGTDLKGLKLLIKAKGKCTTDHISMAGPWLKFRGHLDNISNNMLIGAVNYFNDKTDNVKNELTGEYGPVPATQRAYKAEGIGSIVVGDENYGEGSSREHAAMEPRHLGVRAVLVKSFARIHETNLKKQGMLGLTFVNKDDYEKIQEDDTIDIIGLTTFTPDVPLTLVLNHIDGTKEEISVNHSYNAQQIEWFKAGGALNIIRREAALKNA; encoded by the coding sequence ATGGCTTTTGATATAGAAATGATCAAAAAGGTGTATGCAAACTTTGGCCCCCGTGTAGAGGCGGCCCGTAAATTAGTAGGCAGACCTTTAACACTTTCAGAAAAAATTCTTTACACCCACCTTTGGGATGGAAATACAAATACTTCTTACGTAAGAGGTACTGATTACGTAGATTTTGCTCCTGACCGTGTGGCCATGCAAGATGCAACTGCGCAAATGGCGTTACTGCAATTTATGCAGGCTGGAAGACCTCAGGCAGCTGTTCCTTCAACAGTTCATTGTGATCACCTGATCACTGCAAAATATGGTGCTGAGATTGATTTACCGGCAGCAAACACCGAAAGTAAAGAAGTTTTTGATTTCCTTGCTTCAGTTTCAAACAAATATGGTATCGGTTTCTGGAAACCAGGTGCAGGTATCATTCACCAGGTGGTATTGGAAAACTATGCTTTCCCGGGTGGTATGATGATCGGAACCGATTCTCACACTGTAAACGCAGGTGGTTTAGGTATGGTTGCCATCGGAGTAGGTGGTGCTGATGCCTGTGATGTAATGGCAGGTTTACCATGGGAGCTTAAATTCCCTAAACTGATCGGTATCAAATTAACCGGAAAATTAAACGGATGGACTTCTGCTAAAGATGTAATTCTTAAAGTTGCCGGTATCCTGACTGTAAAAGGTGGTACTGGTGCGATTGTAGAATATTTCGGTGAAGGTGCCAACAACATGAGCTGTACTGGTAAAGGAACCATTTGTAATATGGGTGCTGAAATCGGTGCAACAACTTCAACCTTCGGTTATGATGAGAGCATGGAGCGTTATTTACGTGCAACCAACAGAGCTGATGTGGCTGATGCAGCAAACGCAATTAAAGAACACTTAACAGGTGATGCAGAAGTATATGCAGAACCGGAAAAATATTTTGATCAGATCATTGAAATCAATCTTTCAGAGCTTGAGCCTTATTTGAACGGTCCTTTCACTCCGGATTTGGCTACGCCAATCTCTAAAATGAAAGAAGTTGCCGCAGCAAACGGATGGCCAATGAAAATTGATGTTGGTTTGATCGGTTCATGTACCAACTCTTCTTATGAAGACATCTCCCGTGCGGTAAGTATCGCTAAACAGGTTTCGGAAAAAGGCTTAACGGCAAAATCTGAATACTGTATCAACCCGGGATCTGAGCAGATCCGTTTCACGATTCAACGTGACGGTTTTTTAGATGTATTCGAGAAAATTGGTGCTAAAGTATTCACCAATGCCTGCGGACCATGTATTGGTATGTGGGACAGGGTTGGTTCTGAAAAACAAGAGAAAAACACCATCGTTCACTCTTTCAACAGAAACTTCGCGAAACGTGCAGATGGAAACCCGAACACCTTTGCTTTTGTAGGTTCTCCGGAACTGGTAACTGCATTGGCAATCGCTGGTGACCTAAGCTTTAACCCGCTTACAGATACCTTAACAAATGCAAATGGTGAACAGGTAAAACTGGATGCCCCATCAGGATTTGAATTGCCTCCAAGAGGTTTTGACGTAGATGATGCAGGATATCAGCAACCGGCTGCCGATGGTAGTGCTGTACAGGTATTGGTATCTCCAACTTCACACAGGCTGCAATTGCTTGATCCGTTTACACCTTGGGAAGGCACAGACCTTAAAGGTTTAAAATTACTGATCAAAGCAAAAGGAAAATGTACTACGGATCACATCTCTATGGCTGGTCCATGGTTGAAATTCCGTGGTCACCTGGACAACATCTCTAACAATATGTTGATCGGTGCAGTAAACTATTTCAATGATAAAACCGATAACGTTAAGAATGAATTAACAGGCGAATATGGTCCTGTTCCTGCAACTCAACGTGCTTATAAAGCAGAAGGAATCGGTTCTATTGTAGTTGGTGATGAAAACTATGGTGAAGGATCAAGTCGTGAGCACGCTGCGATGGAACCTCGTCACTTAGGTGTTCGCGCGGTATTGGTAAAATCTTTTGCCCGTATTCACGAAACCAACCTGAAGAAACAAGGAATGCTTGGTTTAACATTTGTCAACAAAGATGACTATGAAAAAATCCAGGAAGACGATACCATCGACATCATTGGTTTAACCACCTTTACTCCTGATGTTCCATTGACATTGGTATTGAACCATATCGATGGCACTAAAGAAGAGATTTCTGTTAACCATAGCTACAATGCACAACAGATTGAATGGTTCAAAGCAGGTGGTGCACTAAACATCATCCGCAGAGAAGCAGCATTGAAAAACGCATAG
- a CDS encoding GH1 family beta-glucosidase, with protein MIKASDFGSDFSWGVATAAAQIEGAADLYGKGPSIWDTYANRSGKIKKGHHPTIACDFYHKYKEDIALVKLLGFSVFRFSISWPRIMPYGEGTVNEEGIRFYHQVIDECLENGLVPYITLYHWDLPEALEQEGGWTAFGINTIFNAFVSICAKTYGDKVKNWIVLNEPFGFTSLGYMLGIHAPGNTGLTNFFSAVHHAAIAQADGGRILRAEVSQANIGTSFSCSEIIPYTQRESDLLAAQRVDCLMNRLFIEPSLGMGYPGTDWEVMEKFSIQHSTWRHTERLTFDFDFIGIQNYFPLTIKYNAFIPVIQAWEVKAKSRKVPHTTMGWEINGNSFYNVIKQFAAYPKIKSLMITENGAAYHDKLNEGKVHDAERIAYFQEYLAALLKAKNEGLNITGYMAWTLMDNFEWAEGFNARFGLVYNDFKTQKRTIKDSGYWWQQFLKA; from the coding sequence TCGGGCAAGATTAAAAAAGGGCACCACCCGACCATCGCCTGTGATTTTTATCATAAGTATAAAGAAGATATTGCTTTAGTCAAACTGCTTGGTTTTTCTGTGTTTCGTTTTTCCATTTCCTGGCCAAGGATCATGCCCTATGGAGAGGGAACCGTAAACGAAGAGGGGATTCGCTTTTACCATCAGGTAATCGATGAATGTCTGGAGAATGGATTGGTTCCTTACATTACTTTATACCATTGGGACCTGCCTGAAGCTTTGGAGCAGGAGGGTGGCTGGACGGCTTTTGGAATCAACACTATCTTTAATGCCTTTGTGTCTATCTGTGCCAAAACCTATGGTGATAAAGTAAAGAACTGGATCGTGCTGAATGAACCTTTCGGCTTTACCTCTCTGGGGTATATGCTGGGCATCCATGCGCCGGGAAATACAGGTTTAACGAACTTCTTCTCGGCAGTGCATCATGCGGCGATTGCACAGGCAGATGGCGGTCGCATTTTGAGGGCAGAAGTGAGTCAGGCAAATATCGGAACGAGCTTTTCCTGCTCAGAAATCATTCCCTACACACAGCGTGAATCCGATCTGCTGGCCGCGCAACGCGTAGATTGCCTGATGAACAGGTTATTCATAGAACCCTCCCTGGGAATGGGTTATCCGGGGACGGATTGGGAAGTGATGGAGAAGTTCTCTATTCAACATTCTACCTGGCGTCATACCGAACGCTTAACCTTTGATTTTGACTTTATAGGAATTCAGAACTATTTCCCGCTTACGATTAAATACAATGCCTTTATCCCGGTGATTCAGGCTTGGGAAGTGAAGGCTAAAAGTCGGAAAGTTCCCCATACGACCATGGGGTGGGAAATCAATGGAAACAGCTTTTACAATGTGATCAAACAGTTTGCTGCTTACCCTAAGATCAAAAGTTTAATGATCACGGAGAATGGTGCGGCTTACCACGATAAACTGAACGAAGGGAAAGTTCATGACGCAGAAAGAATCGCTTACTTTCAGGAATACCTGGCGGCTTTATTAAAAGCGAAAAATGAAGGATTGAACATCACCGGATACATGGCCTGGACACTGATGGATAATTTTGAATGGGCGGAAGGGTTTAATGCGCGCTTCGGTCTGGTGTACAACGATTTTAAAACGCAGAAACGTACGATAAAAGATTCAGGGTACTGGTGGCAACAATTTCTAAAGGCATAA